One Onychomys torridus chromosome 17, mOncTor1.1, whole genome shotgun sequence genomic window carries:
- the Rab8a gene encoding ras-related protein Rab-8A has product MAKTYDYLFKLLLIGDSGVGKTCVLFRFSEDAFNSTFISTIGIDFKIRTIELDGKRIKLQIWDTAGQERFRTITTAYYRGAMGIMLVYDITNEKSFDNIRNWIRNIEEHASADVEKMILGNKCDVNDKRQVSKERGEKLALDYGIKFMETSAKANINVENAFFTLARDIKAKMDKKLEGNSPQGSNHGVKITVEQQKRTSFFRCSLL; this is encoded by the exons ATGGCGAAGACCTACGATTACCTGTTCAAGCTGCTGCTGATCGGGGACTCGGGGGTGGGGAAGACCTGTGTCCTGTTCCGCTTCTCCGAGGACGCCTTCAACTCCACGTTCATCTCCACCATAG gaattgattttaaaattaggACCATAGAGCTAGATGGCAAGAGGATTAAACTGCAGATATG GGACACAGCTGGCCAGGAGCGGTTTCGGACGATCACAACAGCCTACTACAGGGGTGCCATG GGTATCATGCTGGTCTACGACATCACCAATGAGAAGTCCTTCGACAACATCCGGAATTGGATTCGGAACATTGAAGAG CATGCCTCCGCAGATGTGGAGAAGATGATCCTGGGGAATAAGTGTGACGTGAATGACAAGAGACAGGTGTCCAAGGAGCGGGGAGAAAAG CTGGCACTTGACTACGGGATCAAGTTCATGGAGACCAGTGCGAAGGCCAACATCAATGTGGAGAAT GCATTTTTCACTCTTGCCAGGGACATCAAAGCAAAAATGGACAAAAAATTG GAAGGGAACAGCCCGCAGGGAAGCAACCATGGGGTCAAGATCACAGTGGAGCAGCAGAAGAGGACCAGCTTCTTCCGGTGCAGCCTCCTGTGA